The Triticum aestivum cultivar Chinese Spring chromosome 4B, IWGSC CS RefSeq v2.1, whole genome shotgun sequence sequence CCTGATCAATCTTTTCCAACTTAAGTACTACCAGCACTATTATTATCTTACACAGCAGTAGCAGACTTCTGTTGTGAGTTCTTGCTAGACCAACACATCCATTTTTTAGGCGTGTAGTGAACAAACTACGCAAGTGTATGCTCTTAAAACAAAAATGAAATAAGATTACAATATAGGAGTAATTTCTTAGTTCAACAAGAATCTATCTGCAGGCTACTCCAAGTTGAGAAATCTGAAAATGCAGGCTACTTGGTCTGCCACCCGTGCCGTACCGGCCGTCTGCTTTAGCGACAACAGAAGATGACACCACTGATTACTGATACACAAAACACAATCGGGTTACAGGGCAAGCCTATCGATTTTACACGAGTAGTCTccattattgaagaagaaaggatTTCGCTATGCTCCTTGCATGGTAGTACTACTATGTTCAGTTTCTTGGTTGGTTCAGTAGCTGCTGACGATGAGGAGGCCGAtggcggtgacgatgatggtggacGGCACCCCGAACCGGAGGTGGCTCCAGAAGGAGAGGTTGTAGCCGAAGAACTGTGCCCGCCTCGCCTGCTCGCACACGATCAGGTTCGCCGCCGACCCCAGCAGTGTCAGGTTCCCGGCCACCGTGCTCACGTACGCCAGTATCAGCCACGCCTTCCTCTCCGACGCCGGCGAGATCGCCGCCGCAGAAGCGGCCACCCTCGTCCCCAGCAGCAGAACTGAAACACCACCAAAAGTTCTTTAGAGCACTGCAATTTGCAGTTGCCAGGAGTACGTGAACCAAAAGTTCAGAAGTATTGTCGTTGTTACCTGTTGGAACATTTGATGCGACGTTGGAGAGGATAAGGATGACGAGGCCGAGGAGCGCGACGCCTCTGGCGCTGTCGATCCGCGAGTAGGGCTCCACCAGCTCCCACATCGTGTTGGGTATGCCGGTCTTGTTGAACCCGTCCACCGTGATGAACATCCCGCAGAAGAAGATGAGCAGCGAGTAGGACACCTGCCAATGCCGAGTTCATTCATGGCAGCTAGATCAGCAACGATCGAGTAGGACGCCATATAAATATATGCTCATTGTTCATGGAAGAAAGAAAATCATATAGGGATTACCTTCTCGAGGCAGGCCTGTGCGTCGGTGAAATCGAGCGCGAGGAGAACGAGAGCGGCGGTGATGGCGGTCCAGGACATGTTGAGCCCCATGAGGAGGGCGATGAGCATGCCGAGGGTGATGAGGTACACGGCCGTCTTCCACACCAGCACCTTCCACCTCTTCTCCACGACCTCGGGCAGCTCCCCCTTGTCCTTGTCGCCGTTGGCGGCGGCCTCGTCGTCTgtgggcgacgacggcggcgcgtCCTCGATGATGACGCTCCTCTGCTGGCTGGCGGTCCTGGTGAACTTCCTGGAGGAGgcgccgtcgatgaggacggggACCGTGGAGACCTCGACCATCTCGTGCGACATGCTGGAGGAGCGGAGGGACCTGATGGAGAACTGCATGTCGGCGTCGGCGGCGTTGGCGTTGGAGTTGACGCTCCTGCTGCGCAGGTGGTCGCCGTTGACGCTGGCGCTCCTGATGATGGGCTCGCTGACGCAGTCGAAGTCGTCCGGGTTGATCGAGGAGACGTGCGACATCCTTGCGGGCGTGAAGCGGTGCGAGGTGACCTCGTCGTCGCCGACGACCTCGGGCCCCGTGGAGACAACGCCGCCGCGCTCCTGGTCGGCCGGCTCGACGTTGAGGTACCTCCAGAAGTAGCAGAGGAGGATGGCGGCGTTGGTGAGCACGCCGACGATCATGGCCGGGAAGACCCCGAGGAGGAACTGGCCGAAGGAGATGCCGCTCTCGACGGCGATGACGAGGTTCTGCGGGTTGCCGATGGGCGTGGCGGCGGAGCCGATGTTGGAGCTGGTGGCGAGCGCGAGGAGAAACGGCTGGGGCGGGAGGTTGTTCTGGCGCGCGACCTTGAGGATGAACTCGGTGAGGACGACGCAGCAGGTGTCGTTGGTGAAGAGCGCGGAGGCGATGGCGGAGACGATGCAGACGCGGAAGAGCAGGTCCTTGGGGCCGCGGCTCTTCCACTGGAGCAGGTTGCCGAGGTACTTGAACATGTCGGCGCGCTCCAGGAAGATGGAGACGACCATGGTGCCGAAGAGGAGGCCGATGATGGGGAGGTCGATGGCCGCGTACGCGTCCTCCGGGGAGATGACCCGGAACAGCACCATGAGCATGGCGCCTAGCAGCGAGCCGGCGGTGCGGCCGACGGGCATGAAGGGCACGCTGGGGAAGACGGCCAGCACCCAGAAGATGCCGAACGCCACGCATCCCAGCACCACCTTGGACGTGTGCGCCAGCACCATCTTGGAATTCTCTTGTCTAGCCGACACAGAATTCTACTACTGGCTATTCTGCACTTTGAAGATCAAGAACCTGTCGCAGCAGCTAAGAGAGGGGAAAGAACAGTACACTAGAGTGAACAGCAATCAATCCCCAGGTTAATCGGAGGAGTGATCCTGCTGGAATCGATCGATCGGCAGCAGCGACAGCAATCTCTCCATGCACGCGCAGCTGAACTCGAGAATATCCTGCAAAATCCGAGCAACAAAAGAACAGTTTTAAATCCGGAAGCTAAAGAAGGCAGGATCAATTAGcagaaaaaaaaaggaaagcaAAGATCCTTGTGTGGACGAAATGAGTCTAATTTTGGGCGGCGAACACAAAAGCGGATGCATTCTTAGCGAAAACCGGGGACAGGCACAGCGCATATGGAATGGATATCAACAATCAAGAAGCAGAGCACCACCGCGCCTACTCACGTTGTGTCCTGCAAACAATCCAAGCGAGACAAAATTAACATCCCTCGTCCCACACATGCCGATGATAAACCCTACACATCCGAACTATACTAGATCTCATGGTCTGTTCTACATATGCTTGGGACCAATGGATTGGGAAAAATCCGTCACGAATCCACCCGTGAAGTGGCGCCaagaacacacacacatacacacacacacacacacacaggacaAGAGATCATGCGTCCTACATAGACTGGTTTCCGACAGAAATCTAAGAAACTGAACTCGGGTTGGGGATTGATTGCTGACCTCGGACTGGAGTAGGGGCGTGGATGGATAGTCCACAGTGAGTGAGTGCTCTCTGCTCTGctgtggcgagagcgaggaagaggaggaggagcagtgGGGAAGTGGAGGTGCTCTGTATGTTGGATCGAGTGGAGGCGAGAATAAAGCGAAGAGGGGGCCAGCTATAAATAAAGGGGAGGGGCCGCGGCCACCATGAGAGCGGCGGTCAGCTTTCGTGGATGAGGTGACCCGCTCGGGTCCCACCGCCGACGACGATGAATTGAGTGAGGGTCCTCCTAGGATCACCATTTTGTTATGTACACACCGGGTGGTGACCCAATGTTTGAGTCACCAGTAGCCTAGCCGTGTGCCACGTGTTTCGGTTCACCGCTACATTCAAACATGAAAACATTTTATGTTCAAATATTTCTAGAATTATACTCCCTCCCTCCGAAAATACTACTTGTCAGGGAAATGGATAAAATTGAATGTATCTAAAACAAAAATAtgtgtagatacatccatttctccaacaagtattttcgggacggaggaagtatatacTAAAAGTGGATTAATTTTTGAGATTGTTCCTTCAACACTTCACAACTAAATTTAGCCCGACTGATGttccaaaaaaaagagaaatatgTTTTTCACTTATTTTAAATTATGTTTTAATTGCAAATTATATTAAACTCAGTCTGACTTTTGTTATATATTTGGTTCATTCCTTGAAAGTTGTTCGACAGGTTTTCCCTGTTGTCTATGATAGAGAGTAAAAAAACACAAAATCTACTCGtatcaacacaaaataaaaaggaTTGTCAGTTTCTTGAGGGTTGGACAAGAGGTTTTTGTTTTCTAGGAAAAGGAAGGAAATAAAGATACTGAGACCACCCCTTACTCGACACAATTCATTTTGGCTTTTTGCATGACTAAGCAAAGCTGATGATGCGTGTGGCATGACGACCACCAAATCACATATTTATAGTGGTAATTTCAGGTTGAAGTTAGCCCTTTCAAAGCAAAAACCTCGGATATATTGAAGCATTTATATAAGAGCTATCAAGCCTAAGTTTGTCATGGTGGTGCCGTGAGGGCAACACAAAAGAATCGACAAACACAAAACATATAAACTTACTCTGACTTTTGTTATATAATTGGTTGATTCCCTAAAAGTTGCAGGATATGGTTGTTCCTTTTTTCAATGCTAGAAAGTGAAAACTGCAAACCTACTCGTACCATCACAAACAAAAAGGAAGTTTTGCCAGTTACTTGAGGGTTGCACAAGAGGTTATTGTTTTTGTGTGAGAATGAAGGAAATAAAGAAACTAAGACCACCCCTAGCCCGACACGATTCATTTGGTTTCTAGCATGACAAAGCAAAGTCGACGACGCGTGCGCCACGGTGATCACCAAACCACATATTTATAATGGTAATTTCATGATGAAGTTAGCGTTTTTCAAAGTAAAACCTCAGGCAATTTGAAgtgtttatatgtatatataaactATCGAGACTAAGTTTACCGTGGTGATACCACGAGGGCAACATGAAAGAATCAAATCAAAGAACACAGAGAGCCTAGGATGGTTCAGTAAAATATGGGTAGTTGAATAACTcaacatattttaaaaaaaatacataaattagaATCATCTACCCAATCATACCCCATTACATATTCGAAAGATAGTCTATAACCCCAATACATATTCGAAAATCCTAAGGATGGCGTGAGGACTTGTTTGATCCAGACATACTCTTGCTACACACATACAGGGTTGCTCAAAAGGGTGGTCTTAGCAATTCCGCATGTCAGTCCGGCTAACGCATGTGATTCGCCGGGCAGCCACGAAGGAGCCGTGATCCCTTGCCTTTGGATGGATTTGAATGATGATTAACATTTGCGCGTGGGACGTGCGTGCGTGGCGGGCCAGCTGATGGGCCTAGCGATTCCCTGATCCAAGAAACTTGTTGAGCTTGGGCAGCAGGGAAACCCGCGTATGTACGCGCTCATCAAAAAGACGCAAAAACGCGTCCGTTGCTCGCTGATTCGCCATCTCGACCGTCCGTTCTTGGCCCATCCAACTACCCCGAaacgaaaggaaaaaaaaaggcaTCCTTTCTGTTGTTGTTTCGATGATAATCGCAAGAGGTTTCAGTCATGGATACTACTGCTCAGCAGTCGCTGCAGTGCCAGTtccaaaaggaaaaacaaaaagagATAAGATTGGGACGCTACAGTGTTCATGCCATGGGTTGTGGCCTGCTCCAGAGCCCACCATTTCTTGTCTTGTCACGGCCGCCTGTGTGGTCCTTAGATACACGGGCACACACACTGTAGGTAGTATCCACATCCACGGAGTGCTGAGCTCAGATGTCACGAGCTCGTCGTGCTAACCAATTGCCGACCAATGACGATCGAGTAATCTACTGCTAATGCTAGCATCGGGGGAAGGTGCAGCTAACGGACTACCTACGAAGAGCACAAAGCTTTGGCAGTGGGAGAGCTTTTGGCATGAGGGAAGTGATGTCCGGGCCCACTGCATGAGAGATTTGACAAAAGTGCCACCCAGCGTGGGGAACTCTGGTTCCTTCCCACAATTGATGTAAAAAAAAACCCTCTGTTCCCACAAGATTGTCCAAAAAAAAAACTCTTGGTTCCCACAAGATTGTCCAAAAAAAAAAAACTCTTGGTTCCCACAAGCGCTTCCGTGTCCAAGTCTTTCCTCTGTTGCTAAGAACATTTTACACCTGCAGATTTAAGCACCGTCGAAGCAGACTCGCAATCACACCAATTACCCAATGCATTTTAGTTTTTGTAACCATATTTATGTTCTTTTTTCCGGCAATTGTAACCGTATTTATCATCCTCAAGAGATTTTAAAAACTCCTATTTGCATATGTTGCTGGCATTTGAATTCCCCTCCCTCCGCCCTGTGTTTCTCAGTAATGAAAcattttttttaacatttttcgAACTGCCGTTGTGTTCATATATGTTTTTTTTGCAGGATGTGTTCATAGATGCTAAACGAAGGGTTTTAATGAGTTTCATTGTGGTTTCATAATTCCAGAAAGATTTACGTTGCCTTGCACATGTTTAGTCTTGGTGACATCA is a genomic window containing:
- the LOC123093503 gene encoding silicon efflux transporter LSI3, which gives rise to MVLAHTSKVVLGCVAFGIFWVLAVFPSVPFMPVGRTAGSLLGAMLMVLFRVISPEDAYAAIDLPIIGLLFGTMVVSIFLERADMFKYLGNLLQWKSRGPKDLLFRVCIVSAIASALFTNDTCCVVLTEFILKVARQNNLPPQPFLLALATSSNIGSAATPIGNPQNLVIAVESGISFGQFLLGVFPAMIVGVLTNAAILLCYFWRYLNVEPADQERGGVVSTGPEVVGDDEVTSHRFTPARMSHVSSINPDDFDCVSEPIIRSASVNGDHLRSRSVNSNANAADADMQFSIRSLRSSSMSHEMVEVSTVPVLIDGASSRKFTRTASQQRSVIIEDAPPSSPTDDEAAANGDKDKGELPEVVEKRWKVLVWKTAVYLITLGMLIALLMGLNMSWTAITAALVLLALDFTDAQACLEKVSYSLLIFFCGMFITVDGFNKTGIPNTMWELVEPYSRIDSARGVALLGLVILILSNVASNVPTVLLLGTRVAASAAAISPASERKAWLILAYVSTVAGNLTLLGSAANLIVCEQARRAQFFGYNLSFWSHLRFGVPSTIIVTAIGLLIVSSY